A single genomic interval of Aegicerativicinus sediminis harbors:
- a CDS encoding glycoside hydrolase family 15 protein, whose protein sequence is MNNLDYGIIGNCRSAALVSKQGSIDWCCLPEFDSSSVFAHLLDDNIGGRFSFIVDDSYEIEQYYLRNTCILITRFSNGMDVFEVRDFMPRYHKSNNKYHSPPEIIRFVKYISGFPSFKVVYNPKLEYAKTDTVTYIKHDFIVSLTDKEKFDTVFLYSNFNKEAIMASSEIPFREDGFFLMGYNEKLFKPDLDAIILEYERTKVYWLNWMENTPNYQRYNDEIARSAMTLKLLSYDKTGAILAAATTSLPETIGEVRNWDYRFCWIRDASMVVSVVAQLGHKRMAQRYLQFIVDLIPDKDEKLQIMYGINKEKKLTEEILDHLKGYQDSKPVRIGNAAYKQQQNDIYGILMDVIHHQLVTFQTDVENGEELWSITKGIVWVVNKHWKEPDKGIWEFRTEDRHFTFSKVLCWVAVDRALKVAELLGKKSKTAKWSLLEEEIRMDILDNAWSDETQAFTQSYGSNELDASVLLMGRYGFIDPKSERFVSTVHAIERELSNDGLLYRYKNQDDFGLPSSSFTICTFWYINSLILIGEVQKANKMFKRLLSYSNHVGLFSEDIDFKSKRLLGNFPQAYSHLALIETAINLSKITQEEKIKESIG, encoded by the coding sequence ATGAATAATTTAGATTATGGAATAATTGGAAACTGTAGGAGTGCAGCCTTGGTTTCCAAACAGGGCTCTATTGATTGGTGTTGTTTGCCAGAATTTGATTCTTCTTCTGTTTTCGCCCACCTTTTAGACGATAATATTGGCGGTCGTTTTTCTTTTATAGTAGATGACAGTTATGAAATAGAACAATATTATTTGCGGAACACCTGCATACTGATTACGAGATTTTCTAATGGTATGGACGTTTTCGAGGTTCGGGATTTTATGCCTCGCTATCACAAATCCAATAATAAATACCATTCTCCACCAGAAATTATAAGATTTGTAAAGTACATTTCTGGTTTTCCATCATTCAAAGTGGTCTATAATCCAAAACTGGAATACGCCAAAACGGATACGGTAACCTATATTAAACATGATTTCATTGTCAGTTTAACCGATAAGGAAAAATTCGATACCGTTTTTCTTTATTCCAATTTTAATAAAGAAGCCATAATGGCGAGTTCCGAAATACCTTTTCGCGAGGATGGTTTTTTTCTAATGGGTTATAACGAGAAATTATTTAAACCAGATTTAGATGCCATTATATTAGAATATGAGCGAACTAAGGTGTATTGGCTGAACTGGATGGAAAACACTCCTAATTACCAACGGTATAATGATGAGATTGCTAGAAGTGCTATGACATTGAAATTGTTGAGTTATGATAAAACCGGAGCCATTTTGGCAGCGGCGACCACATCATTGCCAGAAACAATTGGGGAAGTGCGAAATTGGGATTATCGTTTCTGTTGGATTCGTGATGCCTCTATGGTGGTTAGCGTTGTGGCTCAATTGGGACATAAAAGAATGGCTCAACGTTATTTGCAATTTATTGTGGATCTTATTCCGGATAAGGACGAAAAGTTGCAAATAATGTATGGCATCAATAAGGAAAAAAAGCTTACGGAAGAGATTCTGGATCACTTAAAAGGCTATCAAGACAGTAAGCCAGTCCGAATTGGTAATGCAGCCTATAAGCAACAGCAGAATGATATTTACGGAATTTTAATGGATGTAATCCATCACCAGTTGGTAACATTTCAAACAGATGTTGAAAATGGCGAGGAATTGTGGAGCATTACCAAAGGTATTGTATGGGTGGTTAACAAACATTGGAAAGAACCTGACAAGGGAATTTGGGAATTTCGAACCGAAGACCGACATTTTACATTTTCAAAAGTTTTATGTTGGGTAGCTGTAGATAGGGCTCTAAAAGTTGCAGAATTGCTAGGTAAAAAATCTAAAACTGCCAAATGGTCTTTACTTGAAGAGGAAATACGAATGGATATATTAGATAATGCATGGAGTGATGAAACACAGGCATTTACCCAATCCTATGGTTCCAACGAACTTGATGCCTCAGTATTATTGATGGGTCGATATGGATTTATTGATCCAAAATCAGAAAGATTCGTGAGCACTGTTCATGCAATTGAGAGAGAGCTGAGCAATGATGGTTTGTTGTATCGATATAAAAACCAGGATGACTTTGGTTTACCTTCTTCATCATTTACAATTTGTACTTTTTGGTATATCAATAGCCTGATTTTGATTGGTGAAGTGCAAAAGGCCAATAAAATGTTTAAGAGATTATTATCGTATAGCAACCATGTAGGGCTTTTCAGTGAGGATATTGATTTTAAATCGAAACGGTTACTCGGTAATTTTCCACAAGCATATTCCCATTTGGCACTGATTGAAACGGCAATAAACCTCTCAAAAATTACTCAAGAAGAAAAGATTAAGGAATCTATAGGTTAG